One stretch of Methylococcus capsulatus DNA includes these proteins:
- the mrcB gene encoding penicillin-binding protein 1B, which yields MTRKFLYLSALALTVALISYLAYQDSVIREKFEGRRWALPARVYAMPVELYAEAPISADQLVWMLDQLKYRNDAGLTSQGSYSRRGNEIQLRTREFLFPDKSEPSSKVRVQFDGGRVRALESLDSAESPPLVRLDPVQIGSFYPALKEDRILVKLEEVPKSLIDALLAVEDRDFYEHFGLSAKGILRATWQNVKAGGFVQGGSTLTQQLVKNFFLSSERTLGRKISEAFMALILEARYSKAAILEAYLNEIYLGQDGTRAIHGFGLASQYYFSRALNELELPHVALLVALVRGPTYYDPHKHPERARERRDRVLDAMVEQRFITSAEADAARQRPLDVIRNPHQAISRYPAFLDLIRRQLQEQYRPEDLTSEGLRIFTTLNVFAQEHLESAITKTLARLDHSTRPDGRLETAAVFTRRSNGEIAALAGSRDAESSGFNRALDSVRQIGSLYKPVVYLTALEQPGGYTVATPLLDEPIKVDGGGKPWTPKNYDGKEHGQVPLHTALAHSYNLATVRLGLGLGIERTAETLRKLGVNREVETYPSLLLGAANLSPIEVATLYQTLASDGFVTPLRGIQAVLSQDGRTLQRFGLELRQAVDPGAVYLLNTILQEVMSEGTGRSVYTYLPEDFHVAGKTGTTNDMRDSWFAGFSGDYTGVVWVGRDDNRPAGLTGARGALQIWGATMQKLAKEPLDLIPPDDIVVLRVDRHTGLRADEGCADTQELPFVKGSEPAAWAPCAEGGETGGDSWFRQLF from the coding sequence ATGACCCGCAAGTTTCTTTACCTGTCGGCGTTGGCCTTGACGGTCGCACTGATCAGCTACCTCGCCTACCAGGATTCCGTGATCCGCGAAAAATTCGAGGGGCGGCGCTGGGCTCTGCCAGCCAGGGTGTATGCCATGCCGGTTGAACTCTATGCCGAAGCACCGATTTCTGCAGATCAACTGGTGTGGATGCTGGATCAGCTCAAGTACCGGAACGACGCCGGGCTGACATCTCAAGGCAGCTATTCGCGCCGGGGCAACGAAATACAGCTCCGGACCCGGGAGTTCCTGTTTCCCGACAAATCCGAACCCTCTAGCAAAGTCAGGGTACAGTTCGACGGCGGTAGGGTACGAGCGCTGGAAAGCCTGGATTCGGCCGAGTCTCCCCCCCTGGTGCGGCTGGATCCGGTGCAGATCGGTAGCTTTTATCCCGCGCTAAAGGAAGACCGTATACTGGTCAAGCTCGAGGAGGTGCCCAAGTCGCTGATCGACGCGCTGCTCGCGGTCGAAGACCGTGATTTTTATGAACATTTCGGCCTCTCCGCCAAGGGCATCCTGCGGGCCACCTGGCAGAACGTCAAGGCGGGCGGCTTCGTCCAGGGTGGCAGTACACTGACCCAGCAACTGGTCAAAAATTTCTTTCTGAGTTCCGAACGTACCCTAGGGCGTAAGATCAGCGAAGCTTTCATGGCGCTGATTCTGGAAGCCCGCTACAGCAAGGCTGCGATTCTCGAGGCTTATCTCAACGAAATCTACCTGGGCCAGGACGGCACCCGCGCCATCCACGGCTTCGGTCTGGCGAGCCAGTATTATTTCAGCCGGGCCCTCAACGAATTGGAACTGCCTCATGTGGCGCTGCTGGTTGCCCTGGTGCGGGGACCGACCTATTACGATCCGCACAAACACCCCGAGCGCGCCCGGGAGCGGCGGGACCGCGTTTTGGATGCGATGGTGGAGCAGCGATTCATCACGTCCGCCGAGGCCGACGCCGCCAGACAGCGGCCGCTGGACGTGATCAGGAATCCGCACCAGGCCATCAGCCGTTATCCGGCCTTCCTCGATTTGATCCGGCGCCAGCTTCAGGAGCAATACCGCCCCGAGGATCTGACCTCCGAGGGGCTGCGCATTTTCACCACACTCAACGTGTTCGCCCAGGAGCATCTGGAGTCGGCGATCACCAAAACCCTGGCGCGGCTCGACCACTCGACCCGGCCGGACGGTCGGCTGGAAACCGCCGCCGTCTTCACCCGGCGGTCCAACGGTGAGATCGCAGCCCTTGCAGGGAGTCGCGATGCCGAGTCGTCGGGCTTCAACCGCGCACTCGACTCCGTCCGCCAGATCGGCTCCCTTTACAAACCGGTGGTTTATCTTACCGCCCTGGAGCAGCCCGGCGGCTATACCGTCGCCACCCCCCTGCTGGACGAACCCATCAAAGTGGACGGTGGCGGCAAACCCTGGACGCCCAAAAATTACGATGGCAAAGAACACGGACAGGTGCCGCTCCACACGGCGTTGGCCCATTCCTACAATTTGGCGACCGTGCGACTAGGCCTTGGCCTCGGCATCGAACGCACCGCCGAGACGCTCCGAAAGCTGGGTGTGAACCGCGAAGTGGAAACCTATCCCTCACTGCTGCTAGGCGCGGCCAACCTGTCACCGATCGAGGTCGCCACCCTTTATCAGACACTCGCGAGTGACGGTTTCGTCACGCCGCTGCGCGGAATCCAGGCCGTCCTGTCCCAGGACGGCCGGACCCTGCAGCGATTCGGACTGGAACTTCGCCAGGCCGTGGATCCCGGGGCTGTCTATCTGCTGAACACCATCCTACAGGAGGTCATGAGCGAGGGAACCGGCCGTTCGGTCTACACCTACCTGCCGGAGGACTTCCATGTCGCCGGCAAAACGGGGACGACCAACGACATGCGCGACAGCTGGTTCGCCGGTTTCAGCGGTGACTATACCGGGGTGGTCTGGGTGGGGCGCGACGACAACCGCCCGGCGGGTCTGACCGGGGCCCGGGGAGCTTTGCAGATCTGGGGCGCCACGATGCAGAAGCTGGCGAAGGAGCCCCTCGATCTCATCCCGCCGGACGACATAGTCGTGCTGCGGGTGGATAGACATACGGGGCTGCGCGCCGATGAGGGCTGCGCAGACACCCAGGAATTGCCATTCGTCAAAGGCTCGGAACCGGCGGCCTGGGCACCTTGTGCCGAAGGTGGCGAAACCGGCGGAGATTCATGGTTCCGACAACTGTTCTGA
- a CDS encoding methyl-accepting chemotaxis protein: MRLRLTVRARLLLACFLPFALAMVSMLGFVIWNYYRDLVRESELRLRAEVNEAGLRIDLANVTASTVPKTMALAQEAGLFGNRPVSLEFARRILEAFPEFTGAYFGYEPDGDGHDRSAAETDGVPRDAVSREGRFLPYWFRDREDPLRIRLSPLVNTESSYYYRGVKNRQEGKTEEEGVSLPGGISRLYRHSVNGTPGQSFTMVTEPYEYEGKYMVEHVVPLLRDGRFLGIAGVDTALNDIDDTLRRIHRHESGGFFLLSQRGRVIASTVDPSMRARRIEDTPWLPALELAYLDTGKGTFQLAPDPRDGTATYVVSTRLATGDWTLVLAASRAEILAGLSDVVKGAAGVSVVVLASVLGMALLALRAVSRRIEDAAGAAARVAAGDLGSRLDIAGPDEIGDLLRAMDAMRQALADLIGRVKRSSDQLVAVGDEITVAAQHEESLAHEFGALTQQIAASVREISTTGDEMVRNVADVAGAVAATAEVASAGRACLGETEAAMRRMNEGMSSVVERFTAIGEQAKGINRIMNAMTDIAVQTNLLSLNASIEAEKAGKQGAGFAVVAGEIRRLADQSAVAALDVETMVRDMQQVVAGGVQVLESFQEDMRTAGLSNVRRLADHFTTVLERIDHLVPGFGRVYEGMRAQAEGARQINEAMVAWNDEAQGVAESAEHLNSMVVRLHTAVQELQTEIGRFRL, encoded by the coding sequence ATGCGACTCCGGCTGACGGTGCGCGCGCGGCTTTTGCTCGCCTGCTTTCTTCCCTTTGCTTTGGCCATGGTCTCGATGCTGGGCTTCGTCATTTGGAACTATTACCGGGATCTGGTGCGGGAATCGGAGTTGAGGCTCCGCGCCGAGGTCAACGAGGCCGGGTTGAGGATAGATCTCGCCAATGTCACCGCCTCGACCGTCCCGAAGACCATGGCGCTGGCGCAAGAAGCGGGGTTGTTCGGCAACCGACCGGTCTCCTTGGAATTCGCCCGCAGGATCCTGGAAGCCTTTCCGGAGTTTACTGGCGCTTATTTCGGTTATGAGCCCGACGGCGACGGCCATGACCGTTCCGCTGCCGAGACCGATGGGGTTCCGCGGGATGCGGTGAGCCGGGAAGGACGGTTTCTACCCTACTGGTTTCGCGACCGCGAAGACCCCTTGCGAATCCGGCTGTCGCCGTTGGTAAACACCGAGTCGAGTTACTATTACCGCGGTGTCAAGAATAGGCAAGAAGGAAAAACCGAGGAGGAGGGTGTCAGTCTGCCCGGTGGAATCAGCCGGCTTTACCGGCATTCCGTAAACGGGACGCCAGGCCAGTCCTTCACGATGGTGACCGAACCTTATGAGTACGAAGGAAAATACATGGTGGAGCACGTGGTTCCCTTGCTGCGGGATGGGCGGTTCCTGGGAATCGCGGGGGTGGACACGGCGCTCAACGACATCGACGACACCCTTCGGAGAATACATCGCCACGAATCCGGCGGTTTTTTCCTTTTGAGCCAGCGAGGGCGTGTCATCGCCTCGACGGTCGATCCATCCATGCGGGCCCGCCGTATCGAAGATACCCCCTGGTTGCCAGCATTGGAGCTGGCATATCTCGATACGGGCAAAGGGACTTTCCAGCTGGCGCCGGATCCCCGCGACGGCACCGCAACTTATGTCGTCTCGACGCGACTGGCGACTGGCGACTGGACGCTGGTTCTGGCGGCCAGTCGCGCTGAAATCCTGGCTGGCCTAAGCGATGTGGTCAAGGGGGCGGCGGGCGTGTCCGTGGTGGTGCTCGCTTCGGTTCTGGGCATGGCTCTCCTGGCCTTGCGGGCGGTGAGCCGGCGTATCGAGGACGCTGCGGGTGCCGCGGCGCGGGTGGCGGCTGGCGATCTGGGGTCACGACTGGACATTGCCGGGCCGGATGAAATCGGTGACCTGCTGCGGGCCATGGATGCCATGCGGCAGGCTTTGGCCGATTTGATCGGGCGGGTGAAGCGGTCCAGCGATCAATTGGTGGCTGTTGGCGATGAAATCACCGTGGCCGCCCAGCATGAAGAAAGCCTGGCGCACGAGTTCGGCGCTCTGACACAGCAGATCGCCGCGTCGGTCCGTGAGATTTCGACCACTGGCGACGAGATGGTCCGCAACGTCGCGGATGTCGCCGGTGCGGTGGCCGCGACCGCGGAAGTCGCTTCGGCCGGGAGGGCATGCCTGGGGGAAACGGAGGCGGCGATGCGCCGTATGAACGAGGGGATGTCATCCGTGGTAGAGCGTTTCACCGCCATCGGAGAACAGGCGAAGGGCATCAACAGGATCATGAATGCCATGACGGATATCGCCGTGCAAACCAATCTGCTCTCGTTGAATGCCTCGATCGAGGCCGAAAAAGCAGGGAAGCAGGGAGCGGGGTTCGCTGTCGTCGCTGGCGAGATTAGGCGGCTGGCCGATCAGAGCGCCGTCGCGGCGCTGGATGTGGAGACGATGGTGCGCGACATGCAGCAGGTGGTTGCAGGCGGTGTCCAGGTTCTGGAGTCTTTCCAGGAGGACATGAGGACGGCCGGTCTGTCAAATGTGCGGAGACTGGCGGACCATTTCACTACCGTCCTGGAGCGGATCGACCATCTGGTGCCCGGTTTCGGCCGGGTCTATGAAGGAATGCGAGCGCAGGCAGAGGGTGCTCGCCAGATCAATGAGGCGATGGTTGCGTGGAACGATGAAGCCCAGGGGGTGGCGGAGTCGGCCGAGCACTTGAACTCAATGGTGGTCAGACTCCACACTGCAGTGCAGGAGCTGCAGACCGAAATCGGCAGGTTCAGGCTGTAA
- a CDS encoding bifunctional diguanylate cyclase/phosphodiesterase translates to MSNEAKGAAPRAKRLAVLQPFRRFLPWSVIVALALFTTLLGGLQFCLSYVQQSRLHASETLAAVVQAKFQHVAHWRAERLADAEQVAGNAPFLAAAAAWLAADKEETASTQLVLSRMESFLAMGSYRNVLLLDVAGRIRLSLTPQGGDDRGGFYERVPMPMVDEGARPLLGDWYLSQNQAELLADVFIPVSHEVNGEHRLVGAIVMVADAGHFLRALLESLSQFRPEISFIGQGGNRMVSLDRDFLAREGTPSSPAKPLSEAALRITQGDRGLLTQERDGGVTLLSLGESIPGSSWYVMAEATATQLSQENQPFFLGSSLLALLGALAAGAALLGRRSERNHLQAVLKAERERADLLRRFEYFVRYANDAILLADRDHHIVDANDRALELYGYSRAELIGLALADIVAGNAEAVQQIRLDEALARGGGVWESVHTRKDGGAVPVELSIRLISVDGSDFVQAIVRDVSERKRIELALARQKNLYGLLAQTNQIIVRHTCEQDLFDAICRIAVRNGGFRFAWIGMLECETSTLVPVARYGDDAGYLGRLHVSGAAAAQHHDLTHMAVTAGRHMISDDFLADPLTRPWHEAGIAAGVRASGAFPIRRFGEVVGAINLYAGEPGFFSEDIVAVLDTMAMDVSFALDILAHDAERARSEMRLRESEERFRLAANSAPVLIWMGDTAGACTFFNDMWLNFTGRSLGYELVDGWLEGVHPEDRSRWTGAYSAAFAARKPFEIEYRLRRRDGEYRTMLGKATPRFDAGGEFIGYIGSCIDISDRKKGDERLMLAGKVFEAVRESIMVTDANGVIVAVNPAFSDMTGYSPEEAVGKTPAFLQSGRHGKEYYAALWRAIDQEGSWQGEFWNRRKNGELFAVLETIVAVRDEAGATVNYIGVAADISSLKAAEEHIHHLAYYDPLSSLPNRRYLMERAEYALALAERRKEELAVVFLDVDHFKDVNDSLGHQVGDELLVRVAAQIKEFTRDTDTVARLGGDEFALLLPDLGRDAVSQVAEKILVALRKPFEHSGQAFAVTGSIGIALYPHDGTDFETLLRNADTAMYHAKQQGRNRFRFYDPGMNVDILARLTVLSELREAISVGELRTFFQPEIDLASGQLVGAEALVRWQHPARGLLSPDQFIPIAESNDLIVAVSDWVLEDTCRHLAQWKKADLAPITVGVNLSARHFRDPRLVQRVESLLCRYGVPGSSLQLELTESTLLDADGQTMVVLQALIALGCSLSIDDFGTGYSSLSYLKNLPIATLKIDQSFVRDIAFDADDRTISGTVVALGHSLGLKVIAEGVESEEQRRILLEQGCDFGQGYLFSCPLSPKEFTKWRMEHALRLETDLRYRD, encoded by the coding sequence ATGAGTAACGAGGCAAAGGGGGCAGCACCTCGCGCTAAGCGGTTGGCGGTGTTGCAGCCGTTCCGGCGCTTCCTCCCATGGTCGGTCATCGTCGCGCTGGCGCTATTCACTACCCTCCTTGGAGGGTTACAGTTCTGTCTATCCTATGTACAGCAGTCGCGCCTGCACGCCAGTGAAACCCTGGCAGCAGTGGTTCAGGCGAAGTTTCAGCATGTTGCGCACTGGCGCGCCGAGCGGTTGGCCGATGCCGAGCAAGTGGCCGGGAATGCGCCATTCCTCGCGGCCGCCGCCGCCTGGTTGGCTGCGGACAAGGAGGAGACGGCCTCGACTCAGCTTGTGCTATCCCGAATGGAGTCATTCCTGGCCATGGGCTCCTACCGAAATGTTCTGCTGCTCGACGTGGCCGGCCGCATCCGGTTGTCGCTGACGCCCCAGGGTGGGGACGATCGAGGCGGCTTCTACGAGCGTGTTCCTATGCCAATGGTAGACGAGGGTGCACGTCCGCTCCTCGGTGACTGGTACCTTTCGCAAAACCAAGCGGAACTTCTGGCCGATGTGTTCATCCCGGTATCGCACGAAGTGAATGGCGAGCATCGGCTCGTGGGCGCCATCGTGATGGTGGCCGATGCCGGGCATTTCCTGCGTGCATTGCTGGAATCGCTGTCACAGTTCAGACCGGAGATTTCTTTCATCGGTCAGGGGGGAAACCGTATGGTTTCCCTGGATCGCGACTTTCTGGCGCGTGAGGGAACGCCTTCGTCGCCGGCGAAGCCGCTTTCCGAAGCGGCGCTCAGGATCACCCAGGGGGATCGCGGCCTGCTCACACAGGAACGTGATGGCGGTGTAACACTGCTGTCGTTGGGAGAATCGATTCCGGGATCCAGCTGGTACGTCATGGCCGAAGCCACTGCGACTCAGCTCTCGCAGGAAAATCAGCCCTTTTTTCTCGGCTCCTCGCTACTGGCACTGCTCGGCGCCTTGGCGGCCGGGGCGGCACTGCTCGGGCGCCGGTCCGAGCGCAATCACCTGCAAGCCGTGCTCAAGGCGGAAAGGGAAAGGGCCGACCTGTTGAGACGCTTCGAGTATTTCGTCAGATACGCCAATGACGCCATTCTTCTCGCGGACCGGGATCATCACATCGTCGACGCTAATGACCGCGCCCTGGAACTCTATGGGTACTCCAGGGCAGAACTTATCGGGTTGGCCTTGGCCGATATCGTGGCCGGGAATGCAGAAGCTGTCCAGCAGATACGCCTGGATGAAGCGCTCGCCCGCGGTGGAGGCGTCTGGGAGTCGGTGCATACCCGCAAGGATGGAGGCGCGGTTCCGGTGGAGTTGAGCATCCGCTTGATCAGCGTGGACGGCTCCGATTTCGTCCAGGCGATCGTGCGGGATGTGAGCGAGCGCAAGCGCATCGAGCTGGCGCTGGCCCGGCAGAAGAACCTGTACGGCCTGCTGGCGCAGACCAACCAGATCATCGTCCGCCACACCTGTGAACAGGATCTGTTCGACGCGATTTGCCGGATTGCCGTTCGCAATGGCGGCTTCCGCTTCGCTTGGATCGGGATGCTCGAATGTGAAACCAGCACCCTCGTCCCGGTTGCCCGCTATGGCGATGATGCCGGTTACCTGGGGAGATTGCATGTGTCCGGGGCGGCTGCTGCGCAACATCACGATCTCACGCACATGGCCGTGACCGCCGGCCGGCACATGATCAGTGATGATTTTCTTGCCGACCCCCTGACACGGCCATGGCATGAGGCGGGTATTGCTGCGGGAGTGCGTGCCTCCGGCGCTTTTCCCATCCGGCGGTTCGGAGAAGTGGTAGGTGCGATCAACCTCTACGCGGGTGAACCGGGTTTCTTTTCGGAAGATATTGTCGCCGTGCTCGACACCATGGCCATGGACGTCTCTTTCGCATTGGACATCCTGGCCCATGATGCCGAGCGGGCGCGGAGCGAAATGCGGCTCCGGGAAAGCGAGGAGCGGTTCCGGCTGGCGGCCAATTCGGCGCCGGTGTTGATCTGGATGGGCGATACCGCAGGTGCCTGCACCTTTTTCAACGACATGTGGCTGAATTTCACCGGACGTTCGCTGGGGTACGAACTGGTTGACGGCTGGTTGGAGGGTGTGCACCCCGAGGACCGTTCCCGCTGGACCGGAGCCTACTCTGCTGCCTTCGCTGCCCGCAAGCCGTTCGAGATCGAATACCGCCTGCGCCGTCGCGACGGGGAATACCGCACGATGTTGGGCAAGGCGACGCCGCGGTTCGACGCCGGCGGCGAATTCATCGGCTATATCGGCTCGTGCATCGACATTTCCGACCGGAAAAAAGGCGACGAACGCCTGATGTTGGCCGGCAAGGTGTTCGAAGCGGTACGCGAGTCGATCATGGTGACGGATGCGAACGGCGTGATTGTGGCTGTCAATCCGGCCTTCAGCGACATGACTGGCTACAGTCCGGAGGAGGCGGTAGGAAAGACGCCGGCTTTCCTGCAGTCCGGCCGCCATGGCAAAGAATACTATGCGGCACTGTGGCGGGCTATCGACCAGGAAGGGTCCTGGCAGGGCGAATTCTGGAACCGGCGAAAGAATGGCGAGCTGTTCGCGGTGCTGGAGACGATTGTGGCGGTTCGCGACGAGGCCGGCGCCACGGTCAACTACATCGGCGTCGCCGCAGACATTTCCAGCCTCAAGGCGGCGGAAGAGCACATCCACCACTTGGCCTATTATGACCCTTTGTCGTCTTTGCCCAACCGGCGCTATCTGATGGAGCGGGCGGAATACGCCTTGGCGCTGGCGGAACGCCGCAAGGAGGAGTTGGCGGTGGTGTTCCTGGACGTCGATCATTTCAAGGATGTCAACGATTCCCTGGGACACCAGGTAGGCGATGAACTATTGGTCCGGGTGGCAGCGCAGATCAAGGAATTCACCCGCGATACGGACACGGTCGCGCGCCTTGGGGGAGACGAGTTCGCGCTGCTGCTGCCGGACCTCGGTCGTGACGCGGTGTCGCAGGTCGCCGAAAAGATCCTGGTCGCGCTGCGCAAGCCTTTCGAGCATTCGGGCCAGGCGTTTGCGGTGACGGGCTCCATCGGCATCGCCCTTTATCCCCATGACGGAACCGATTTTGAAACCCTGCTCCGCAACGCGGACACAGCGATGTACCATGCGAAACAGCAGGGCCGCAATCGGTTCCGTTTCTATGATCCCGGGATGAACGTGGACATCTTGGCGCGCCTGACCGTGCTTTCCGAACTCAGGGAGGCGATTTCCGTCGGCGAGCTCCGGACTTTTTTCCAGCCGGAAATCGATCTGGCCAGCGGGCAACTGGTTGGGGCCGAAGCCCTGGTGCGCTGGCAGCATCCGGCGCGGGGCCTGTTATCGCCCGATCAGTTCATCCCGATTGCGGAAAGCAACGATCTGATCGTCGCCGTCAGCGACTGGGTGCTCGAGGACACGTGTCGCCATCTTGCCCAATGGAAGAAAGCCGATCTGGCGCCGATCACCGTCGGTGTCAACCTGTCCGCCCGTCATTTCCGCGATCCACGGCTGGTGCAGCGTGTCGAGTCGTTGCTGTGCCGTTATGGCGTACCGGGCTCGTCCCTCCAGCTCGAACTCACCGAATCCACCTTGCTGGATGCCGACGGCCAGACCATGGTCGTGCTGCAGGCGCTGATCGCGCTGGGATGCAGCCTCTCGATCGACGATTTCGGCACCGGCTATTCTAGCCTGTCCTATCTCAAGAACCTGCCGATAGCTACGTTGAAAATCGACCAGAGCTTCGTCCGCGATATCGCCTTCGATGCCGATGACAGGACCATTTCCGGCACGGTGGTGGCATTGGGCCACAGCCTGGGGCTCAAGGTTATCGCGGAAGGGGTCGAAAGCGAGGAACAGCGGCGCATCCTGCTGGAACAGGGCTGTGACTTCGGACAGGGTTATCTGTTCTCCTGCCCGCTGAGCCCCAAGGAGTTCACCAAATGGCGTATGGAGCACGCGCTACGTCTGGAAACGGACCTGCGCTATCGTGACTGA
- the folE gene encoding GTP cyclohydrolase I FolE, translating into MYSAMEKLFSQLIQEIGEDVSREGLVDTPKRAASAFRFLNSGYHQSLDHVLNNAVFEADSEDMVIVKDIELYSLCEHHLLPFIGKCHVGYLPQGKVIGLSKIARIVEMYARRLQIQERLTKQIAEAIQTAVNPRGVAVVVEAKHLCMMMRGVEKQNSVMTTSSMLGLFRKQSSTRAEFLDLINRK; encoded by the coding sequence ATGTACAGCGCAATGGAAAAATTGTTCAGCCAGCTCATTCAGGAAATCGGCGAAGACGTTTCCCGCGAAGGACTCGTCGACACGCCCAAGCGGGCGGCGAGCGCCTTCCGGTTCCTCAATAGTGGCTATCACCAGTCGCTCGATCACGTCCTCAACAACGCGGTTTTCGAAGCAGACTCCGAGGACATGGTGATCGTCAAGGACATCGAGTTGTATTCGCTGTGCGAGCATCACCTGCTGCCCTTCATCGGTAAATGCCATGTCGGCTATCTGCCCCAGGGCAAGGTCATCGGTCTGTCCAAGATCGCGCGGATCGTGGAAATGTATGCACGCCGTTTGCAGATACAGGAGCGACTGACCAAGCAGATCGCGGAGGCGATCCAGACCGCAGTCAATCCACGCGGTGTCGCCGTCGTGGTCGAAGCCAAGCATCTGTGCATGATGATGCGCGGCGTCGAGAAACAGAACTCGGTAATGACCACCTCTTCCATGCTCGGCCTCTTCCGCAAGCAAAGCAGTACCCGGGCGGAATTCCTCGATCTCATCAACCGAAAATAA
- the dusA gene encoding tRNA dihydrouridine(20/20a) synthase DusA → MSAFNVRPPSGDPAGPLAVPSVTADTQQFRRRLSVAPMMDWTDRHCRFFLRLISRHTLLYTEMVTTAAILRGDQERLLGFHPAEHPLAVQLGGNDPEALAECAKIAEGRGFDEVNLNVGCPSPRVQIGRFGACLMAEPECVADCVRAMCEAVSVPVTVKTRIGIDDRDSYEDLLHFVTTVADAGCGTFIVHARKAWLQGLSPKENRQAPPLRYEVVRRLKSDLPQLEIVLNGGIQTLDEAEQHLSWCDGVMIGRAAYHNPYLLAEADRRLFGQGDLGPRTREEIIEDFLPYVQDELAKGSRLHALTRHILGLYHATPGGKRWRRHISEGASRRDAAETLLLDAANALAAGDFRGDQTRRGSFC, encoded by the coding sequence TTGAGCGCTTTCAACGTCCGGCCCCCGTCCGGTGATCCAGCCGGGCCATTGGCGGTACCGTCGGTTACAGCCGACACCCAGCAGTTCCGACGCCGTCTGAGTGTGGCGCCGATGATGGACTGGACCGACCGGCATTGCCGCTTTTTCCTGCGGCTGATTTCCCGCCACACCCTGCTCTATACCGAAATGGTGACGACCGCAGCCATCCTTCGCGGCGACCAGGAGCGGCTCCTTGGCTTCCATCCGGCGGAGCACCCGCTGGCGGTCCAGCTCGGTGGCAACGATCCCGAGGCTCTGGCTGAATGCGCGAAAATCGCGGAAGGCAGGGGGTTCGACGAAGTCAACCTCAACGTCGGTTGTCCCAGCCCCAGAGTCCAGATCGGCCGCTTCGGCGCCTGCCTGATGGCCGAACCGGAGTGCGTGGCCGATTGCGTCCGCGCCATGTGCGAGGCCGTCTCGGTACCGGTCACGGTCAAGACCCGCATCGGCATCGACGACCGCGATTCTTACGAAGACCTGCTCCATTTCGTCACGACCGTTGCCGACGCCGGCTGCGGCACTTTCATCGTCCATGCCCGCAAAGCCTGGCTGCAAGGGCTTTCACCGAAGGAAAACCGCCAGGCTCCGCCGCTGCGCTACGAGGTGGTCCGCCGACTCAAATCCGACCTGCCGCAACTGGAGATCGTGCTGAATGGCGGTATCCAGACTCTGGACGAAGCCGAGCAGCATCTGTCATGGTGCGACGGCGTCATGATCGGCCGCGCCGCTTATCACAATCCCTACCTGCTGGCCGAAGCCGACCGCCGTCTGTTTGGGCAGGGTGACCTCGGACCCAGGACACGGGAAGAAATCATCGAAGATTTTCTGCCCTACGTCCAGGACGAACTGGCCAAAGGCAGCCGGCTGCACGCCCTCACCCGGCATATCCTGGGCCTTTATCATGCTACGCCAGGTGGCAAACGTTGGCGCCGGCACATAAGCGAAGGCGCCTCCCGGCGGGACGCCGCTGAAACCTTACTCCTGGATGCCGCGAATGCACTCGCCGCAGGCGACTTTCGCGGAGACCAGACCAGGCGCGGCTCGTTCTGTTAA
- the hemH gene encoding ferrochelatase — MNTGTARVGVLLVNLGTPEAPTPKAVRRYLREFLSDPRVVEIPRVLWWPILHLVVLRIRPGKSAPAYRTVWTERGSPLLVHTQDLRDLLAADGRFAAVEIAMRYGIPSIRSKLEELRNRVETIVILPLYPQYSAATTGSAFDAVCDTVKSWRHIPSLHFIADYHCSPKYLEAVASRIRSFWREHGRPDRLLFSFHGLPRRCIDLGDPYAGQCQVTAQGIARLLGLSDDEWLLAYQSRFGRAEWLKPYCVNLLRELPDRGIRRVDVVCPGFAVDCLETLEEIAITNRKEFLAAGGTSYRYIPALNASQEHADTLINLLEPYLALPA; from the coding sequence ATGAATACCGGCACCGCCCGAGTCGGGGTCCTGCTGGTCAACCTCGGCACACCGGAGGCGCCGACGCCGAAAGCGGTCCGGCGCTATCTGCGCGAATTCCTGTCCGATCCGCGGGTGGTCGAAATTCCCCGCGTCCTGTGGTGGCCGATCCTCCACCTCGTCGTGCTCCGCATTCGGCCCGGCAAATCGGCCCCTGCCTATCGGACGGTCTGGACCGAACGCGGTTCGCCGCTCCTGGTACACACGCAGGACCTGCGCGATCTGTTGGCCGCGGATGGCAGGTTTGCCGCCGTCGAAATCGCCATGCGCTATGGCATTCCCTCCATCCGCTCGAAGCTGGAGGAACTGCGGAACCGGGTTGAAACGATCGTCATCCTGCCACTCTACCCTCAGTATTCGGCCGCCACTACCGGCTCGGCGTTCGATGCGGTATGCGACACCGTGAAAAGCTGGCGCCACATTCCCAGCCTGCATTTCATCGCCGACTACCACTGTTCGCCCAAATACCTGGAAGCCGTCGCCTCGAGGATCCGCTCGTTCTGGCGGGAACATGGCCGTCCCGACCGCCTGTTGTTCTCCTTCCACGGGCTGCCCCGACGCTGTATCGACCTGGGCGATCCCTATGCCGGCCAGTGCCAGGTCACGGCGCAAGGCATCGCCCGCCTACTCGGTCTGAGCGATGATGAATGGCTGCTGGCCTACCAGTCGCGCTTCGGCCGGGCCGAATGGCTCAAGCCCTACTGCGTAAACCTCCTGCGGGAACTTCCGGACCGCGGCATCCGGCGAGTGGATGTAGTGTGTCCCGGTTTCGCGGTGGATTGCCTGGAAACCCTGGAGGAAATCGCGATCACCAACCGCAAAGAATTTCTCGCTGCCGGCGGAACATCCTATCGCTACATTCCCGCCCTGAATGCGAGTCAAGAGCATGCCGATACCCTGATCAATCTGCTGGAGCCTTACCTGGCCTTGCCCGCCTGA